Below is a genomic region from Desulfobacter sp..
CTTGATGTTGAACCGCTTGCCCCGAAACGTCCCGCAAAAGGTGCATTTATTATGGGAGCATCCCAGGGTGACCTGGAGCAAAATACTGTTGGCCTCACTGGGCGGCCGGATAATCATACCCTCATAGTGCATTGCGCATCCCCTGTTAAAAATCAAAACTTCTTTTTAACAGGTATTATTAAAAAATTCAATATCTTAATTCTTTTTTAGGACAAGGGTCTGGCCATGCCAGAATCTTTTGGCACTAAATTCAAAAGGTGGCCGGCATAGCGGCAGTCCCATCCTTTGGTTGTCATTTCAACCGCCGGAGCCTGCATGCCGGGGCCGCCTACCCATGAAAGTATTAGGGCTGATCCAGAACCACTTGGGTTCCGTTGAGATAGAGCTTGCCATCCTTGGTCTCTGCCCCATGGCAGAGTCTATCCCCTTTGGGGACAAAAAGCCCGGTCTCCATTCCCGGAAAAACCGGAGCGGTTAAATCCTGCCTTGGACCTGCCAGTTCCCGGGGCATGCAAAGCTCTGATTCAAGGGAAAAATAGTCCAGGGCCAGGGACGGCTGGCCTGCAAACAAAATAAACTGGGCCAGGGAGATATTTTTTTTCAGCCCCAGCAGAAACCGGCCCTCAATTTTACCCTGGGGCAACTTCATGTCCACCTGGGACACCTGAATTTCAAGTCCCTTTTTCAGCAGTTTTTCAACCTCGGCCATAATCTGAGCGCTGTTCTTTGCCATGGCACCTCCCATAATTGCCTGAATCTCTTCGGGCTGGATATTGGGGTTGGACATCTGGGAGAGATACTGGTTGGTAATTTTTGAATACAAAAGGATAAGATTTTCATAGGCCTGGGCGTCCATATGATTTACCCCGACCTGGAAAGACCAGCCGGACAGGTCCTGACCGTTAAAGTCCACCTGGTCTGCGGTCATGCCCATACCCAGGTTTAACTCTTTTTTATCTTCAGTGGCCGTCATATGGTAGGTCAGGGCAAGATTGGACAGATCAATCTTCTCCTGGTCTTCATCAATGGTAAACCGATCCACAGTCATGGATCCCTTACCCTGCCAGAGCAACCGGGTCAGACGGGTCATCTGGGAATCAAAATGGACGGGCCCTATCCCGTTTTCCTCATTCTCAAAAAGCCCGGCCCAGTTGCCCTGGAACTCTATTTTTTCAAAGCTTTTGTCCACAGAGACGGTCATGTCAAGACCCTTGACACTGAGGGGGGGGGGACTTGGGGGGGGGTAATTGAAAATTCATCCAGGGAGATGGTGCTGACAATGGGGCCGGAAACCGCGTACCGGGTCTGGATTTTCAAAGGATTTTTCCCGTTCAGATGGGTATTGACCCAATCGGTAAACCAGAGATTTTTTTCCAGGCTGGTTTCAGACGTAATGCCTAAAAACCCATGGGAGGCGGTTTCCACAAAGCGTATATCCTTGATGCCGTATACCGGTTCAAGGCTGCCAAAGTCGATTTTCCACTCAAACCGGGTGTCAAAAAGCCCTCTGTCATATTCAACAATGGCAAGTTTCAGATCCGATCCGGTCTGACTATACATCTGGTTGATATCCTGGAACCCTTTTTGAACGGTCCTCTCCATGAGAATACCGTTGAAAAAAAGCATCCCCGGAATTCCGGCTAAAACAAGTACAGCAATGACAAGAAACCCTTTTTTCATGACCTGCCCCTTTAAATTATTGAAAATTCAGAATTTTTAATTCCATTGAAAACACACCACCATCGGATATCAGACCCGGGAAAACGATGCAAGAAAAATAATGCCCAACATTACCAGGAACTTGTTTTTCAACACCCAAAAAACAGGGGCAGGTTCAACGGTGGTCAACCCGCCTAAACATCTATCAGCCGCTGCTTGAGTCCGGAAAGACGCAGGGCGGTTTTATTGTTTTCAAACGCGGTTTCAAAGGCCTTAGAAGAGCCCACAATGATGACCAGGTGTTTTCCCCGGGTCATGGCGGTATAGAGCAGATTTCGCTGAAGAAGGAGAAAATGGGGAAGGGTCAGGGCAATGATCACGGCCTGATATTCCGAGCCCTGGGACTTGTGTACGGAAATGGTATAGGCCAGGGTAAGTTCGTCCAGTTCGAGCAGTTCATAGGGAACTCTCCGGCCCTCATAGTCCACCACCACTTTTCCCTTGGTCTTGTCCGCCTCTGCCACCCGGCCGATATCCCCGTTAAACACCTCTTTTTCATAGTTGTTCTTAAGATGCATGACCTTGTCTCCGGGCTTGAAAACCACCCCATGACTCTCAATGCCCCCGGCCGAGGTGTTGAGGACCGCCTGGAGCTGCTGATTGAGGTTGATGGTGCCGGCTTCCCCCCGGTGCATGGGGGTGAGAACCTGGACCTCTTCAATATGGGGAAAGGCCTTGGGAATCCGCTTTGCGCAAAGTTCTGAAATGGTCTCAACCACCCGGGAGGGCTCCCGGGTTTCAATAAAGTAAAACTCAGATGCCGTATCAGGCCCGGCCGATTTTATATCGGGCATCCGGCCTTTGCGTATGGCATGGGCATGCATGACAATAGGGCTTTCAAGGGCCTGGCGAAAAATCCGGGTCAGCGAAAAAATCTCCACACATTTTGACTCGATAAGATCGGACAATACATTGCCCGGCCCCACCGAGGGCAGCTGAAAGGTGTCTCCCACCAGGATCAGGCTGGCGCCTGCGGGCATGGCCTCCACCAGGCGGTACATCAAAAAAGTATCCACCATGGAGGCTTCATCCACCACAAAAAGATCCAGGTCCAGAGGGTTGGCAAAGTTTTTCCCAAAGGTCCCGGTTTCATGGTCAAACCCTAAAAGCTTGTGCAGGGTAAAGGCTTTTTTACCTGTGACCTCTGAAAGCCTGCGGGCGGCCCGGCCCGTTGGCGCGCTTAGCACCACCTTGAGATCCAGCCCTTTGAACACCGTGCAAAGGGCCCTGACCAGGGTGGTCTTTCCAGTACCCGGCCCCCCTGTGATAATGGAGACTTTCTGGGCCAGAATCTGTGTCACCACATCCAGCTGCTCTTTGGAAAGCCTTACCGCCATGGTGGAGAGCACCTTCTCCGTGATCTGGTCTTCATTGATGGCAAATTGTCGTGCCGGCATGGACAAGAGTGCCTGTATCCTGCGGGCAATCCCTTGTTCAGCCTGGTAAAGCCGGTAAAGATAGATGCAGTTGTCTTCTGCCACCACCTCTTTTTGATCTGATAACTTGGATAAAACCGGTTCAAACATCCGAGGGTCCACCCCGGTCTGCCGGGCACATCCCCGGATCAAGGCCTGCTTTTCTCCGTATACATGCCCCTCCTGCGCCAAAAGAATGAGTTGACAGACAAGGCAGGCAGCCAGACGGTTTTCATCATCTCTGGGGATGCCGGCCGCTCTGGCCATGCGATCTGCGGCCCTGAACCCGATGGCAGGGATATCTTTTGCCAGAAGATAGGGATCGGTTTTAAGAACGTCAAGAGCGCCATTTCCGTAGGTTTTCAATATGGTCCCGGCATGGGCGACCCCCACGGGACTCCCCTGAAGAAAGTGCATCACCCGCCGGACGGAATGATGGGCGTTCCAGGCCTTTTCGATCAAATTTTTCTTGGCCTTGCCAATGCCGTGGACATCCAGCAGCTTTTCCGGCTGATTTTCAATCACCTCAAGGGTATCTTCACCCAAGGTATCCACGATCCTGTCGGCAAGGGAGGCACTGATCCCCGGGATCAGGCCGGATCCCAGATATTTTCGGATGCCTAAGATTGTATCAGGCAGGGTGACCTCATAGGTATCCGTCTTGAACTGGTCCCCGTATTTGGGATGGGAAATCCATGATCCGTTCAGGGTCAATTGCTCGCCTTCAGCCACCCCGGCCAGGTGGCCGACCACGGTAACCGGCTCAACCACCTTCGGCAGCCTCACCCGGCAGACCGTATAATGGTTGTCAGGATTCTGGTAGGTGATGCGGGAAAGCTTTCCTTTGATGGTGATCATGGCAGGGGGGCAAGGGTGGAAATAATCCAGGTGGCCGCCGCGTAAAGGTCCTGGGCAAAAAAATCAGGGATAATATTGCGGTCTGAAAGCAAGGCCAAGGCCTTGTGCCCGTTGCCCGTGGCCACCAGAATATTGTTTGCGCAGCCGGCAGCAATCCCGCATTCAATATCCTTGGCTGAATCCCCCACCATCACCGCTTTTTCAAGATCCATCCTGTGGCGGTCAACCGCCTGAATAATAAGGCCGGGCAAAGGTTTTCTGCAAGGGCAGTTTTCATCCGGGGCATGGGGGCAGAAAAAAATATCCTTTATCCGCCCCCCGGCCGCTTCCACCCCGGCGGTCATCCGGTCAAAAATCGCCTCCAGGGTCTTTTGGGTAATCATCTTGCGCCCGACAGCAGACTGGTTGGTAATGATCACCACCTCAAACCCGTGGGCTGTCAGCAAGGCAACGGCCTCGGGACTTCGGGGAATAAAGTGAAACTCATCCGGGGTTTTGATATAATCAGGAGAATCCACATTGATCACCCCGTCCCGGTCTAAAAAAATCGTATGTGTCATAAATTTACTCGGCAACGGCAAAGGTGTGGCCGAACCCCTCAAGCTGGTCACTGAACCTGACCGCATCCTTGAGATTGGAAAACTTTCCGATCCTTACCCGGTAAAACTGCCCCCGGTCATCTTCATACGGGACAATATGGGCGTTAAGATAGGTGGCAGATAATTTTTTGCGGTAGGCCTCTGCATTGGTTTTCACCTTGAAGGCCCCCACCTGTACGGTGAAATTGCCCTTCCAATAATCCACAGGCTTGAATGCCACAGGTGTATGGTCTTTTTTGGAATAGGAGGTGGCCCGGCCCAAAGCCGTGACCCTCACCCTTGCCGTGCCAGGACCGACCATGCCGATTTTATGGGCCCCGGAATAGGACAGATCAATAATCCTTCCTGTGACAAACGGCCCCCGGTCATTGACCCGCACCTGAATCTGCTGACCATTGTTCAAATTTTCCACCCTGACCCAGGTGTTCATGGGCAAGGTTTTATGGGCCGCGGTCATGGCATACATATTATAGGTTTCTCCGTTGGAGGTTTTCCGGCCATGAAATTTTTTACCATACCAGGAGGCGGTTCCCTTTTCCACATACCCGCTGGCCGTGGCCAGGGGCACATATTGTTTTCCCTTTATGGTATAGGGCCTCTGGGTGGCAGGGGTTTTGCCCGAACTTGTTTTCTTGGGCGGCCGATGTTGGCCTTTGTAAGGGTCTTTCACTTTTGAGGCGCACCCGGCACAGGCCAGGGCAAGACAAGAGATCAAAATAATCAGATACGGGGTAAATTTATTTTTCATAATTTATTGCAGAGCGATATCAAGGACATCTTCCATTTTATCGGTAAAAAGAAATTCCATCCTGGACTGGATGTAGGCGGGTACGTCTTCCATGTCTTTTTTATTCCACTGGGGGAGAATCAAGGTGCGAATACCGCCCCTGTGGGCGGCAATGACCTTGTCCTTGATCCCGCCCACAGGCAGGACCTCGCCCCTGAGGGTAATCTCTCCGGTCATGGCCATTCGGGGCCTGACCTTTTTGTCCGCGATCAAAGAGGCCAGGGCGGTGAGCATGGTCACCCCGGCTGAGGGGCCATCTTTAGGAATGGAGCCTTCGGGCACATGAATATGAATATCATGGGTATCAAAAAAAGACTCATCCAATGAGAGTTTTTTAGCATTGGACCGGATATAGCTTAAGGCGGTTGAGGCCGACTCTTTCATGACATCCCCGAGCTGGCCGGTCAATGTCAGTCCCTTGCCTCCCTTCATGGATACCGCCTCCACAAAAAGGACTTCCCCGCCCACAGGGGTCCAGGCAAGTCCCACCACCACCCCGGGGGTATTGATCCGTTTGGCCATGTCCGGCATATTCTGAACCGGGCCCAGAAACTGCCCAAGCTCATTCAAGCCTATGGTCAGGGTTTTGACCTCTTGTTCGGCAATTTTAGCCGCCACGCCCCGGCAGATGGCCCCGATGCGCCGCTCCAGGTTCCGCAGGCCCGACTCCCTTGTATAGCCTGAAATAATTTTTTTAACCGCGCCCGGGGTGATCCTGACCTGGCCGGATTTAAGGCCGTTGGCCTCACGCTGGCGGGGAATAAGGTATCGTGTGGCGATCTTGAGTTTTTCTTCCTGGGTATACCCGCTCAGTTCCAGCACCTCCATCCGGTCCCGCAAAGGGGCGGGAATGGTATGAAGCACATTGGCCGTGGTCAAAAACATGACATCGGACAGGTCAAAGGCCACATCCAGATAATGATCAATAAAGGTATGGTTTTGTTCAGGATCCAGAACCTCGAGCAAAGCAGATGAGGGATCCCCGTGGTAGGAGGAGTTGACCTTGTCAATTTCGTCCAGCATGAACACGGGATTTTTCTTGCCCGCCTTTCTCAGATGCTGGATGATCCTTCCGGGCAGCGCCCCCACATAAGTCCTGCGGTGGCCGCGGATTTCAGCCTCATCCCTGACGCCCCCCAGGGCAATGCGGACAAATTCCCGGCCCATGGCCTTGGCAATGGACTGGCCCAAAGAGGTTTTACCCGTGCCGGGCGGTCCTGTAAAACAGAGGATCGGGCCTTTGGAGTCTTTTTTTAATTTCCGGACGGCCAGGTATTCCAATATTCTTTTTTTGGGTTTTTCAAGGCCGTAATGGTCACGATCCAGAACCTGGCGGGCCTCTTTAATGGAAAGCCGTTCCTGGGAGGTTTCATTCCAGGGCAAAGAGGTCAGCCAGTCCAGATAGGTGGAGGCAACCACATATTCAGAGGAAGACGGATGCATCCGGCCCAGGCGGAGCAGCTCACGATCCGCCTCTTTTCTGGCCTCTTCAGGCAATTGTTTTTCTTCGATCAGGGCCTGGTACTCCCGGATTTCCACACTGTCGTCTTCGGTTTCTCCCAGCTCTTCCTTGATGGCTTTGAGCTGCTGGCGCAGGTAATACTCCCGCTGACGCTTGTCCATGTCTTCTTTGACCTGGTTCTGGATCTTGGAACCCATCTCAAGGATTTCAAGCTGGTCATTGACCAGGCGGGTGACTTTTTTAAGTCTCAGGTTCACATCCAAAAGCTCAATGACTTTCTGCTTTTCCATGACCGGGGCATTGATGGTGGAGGCCACCATATCGGCCAGAACATTGGGCTCCTGCAGGGATTTGACCATATGCCCCATCTCAGAGGGCAGTCCCGGGGACAGGTCAACAATTTTTTCATACTGGTCCACAATATTGGACATCAGGGCGCGGTTTTCCTTGTTCCGGTCTGCGTTCCTGCTTTTGAGGACGGAGATGTCGGCCTGCATGTACTGCTTTCCCTTGAGAAATTCAACCACCCGGAACCGGTTCAGCCCCTGGATCAGCAACTGGGCTT
It encodes:
- the gmhB gene encoding D-glycero-beta-D-manno-heptose 1,7-bisphosphate 7-phosphatase; its protein translation is MTHTIFLDRDGVINVDSPDYIKTPDEFHFIPRSPEAVALLTAHGFEVVIITNQSAVGRKMITQKTLEAIFDRMTAGVEAAGGRIKDIFFCPHAPDENCPCRKPLPGLIIQAVDRHRMDLEKAVMVGDSAKDIECGIAAGCANNILVATGNGHKALALLSDRNIIPDFFAQDLYAAATWIISTLAPLP
- a CDS encoding DUF945 family protein, coding for MTVSVDKSFEKIEFQGNWAGLFENEENGIGPVHFDSQMTRLTRLLWQGKGSMTVDRFTIDEDQEKIDLSNLALTYHMTATEDKKELNLGMGMTADQVDFNGQDLSGWSFQVGVNHMDAQAYENLILLYSKITNQYLSQMSNPNIQPEEIQAIMGGAMAKNSAQIMAEVEKLLKKGLEIQVSQVDMKLPQGKIEGRFLLGLKKNISLAQFILFAGQPSLALDYFSLESELCMPRELAGPRQDLTAPVFPGMETGLFVPKGDRLCHGAETKDGKLYLNGTQVVLDQP
- a CDS encoding ATP-dependent RecD-like DNA helicase translates to MITIKGKLSRITYQNPDNHYTVCRVRLPKVVEPVTVVGHLAGVAEGEQLTLNGSWISHPKYGDQFKTDTYEVTLPDTILGIRKYLGSGLIPGISASLADRIVDTLGEDTLEVIENQPEKLLDVHGIGKAKKNLIEKAWNAHHSVRRVMHFLQGSPVGVAHAGTILKTYGNGALDVLKTDPYLLAKDIPAIGFRAADRMARAAGIPRDDENRLAACLVCQLILLAQEGHVYGEKQALIRGCARQTGVDPRMFEPVLSKLSDQKEVVAEDNCIYLYRLYQAEQGIARRIQALLSMPARQFAINEDQITEKVLSTMAVRLSKEQLDVVTQILAQKVSIITGGPGTGKTTLVRALCTVFKGLDLKVVLSAPTGRAARRLSEVTGKKAFTLHKLLGFDHETGTFGKNFANPLDLDLFVVDEASMVDTFLMYRLVEAMPAGASLILVGDTFQLPSVGPGNVLSDLIESKCVEIFSLTRIFRQALESPIVMHAHAIRKGRMPDIKSAGPDTASEFYFIETREPSRVVETISELCAKRIPKAFPHIEEVQVLTPMHRGEAGTINLNQQLQAVLNTSAGGIESHGVVFKPGDKVMHLKNNYEKEVFNGDIGRVAEADKTKGKVVVDYEGRRVPYELLELDELTLAYTISVHKSQGSEYQAVIIALTLPHFLLLQRNLLYTAMTRGKHLVIIVGSSKAFETAFENNKTALRLSGLKQRLIDV
- a CDS encoding septal ring lytic transglycosylase RlpA family protein is translated as MKNKFTPYLIILISCLALACAGCASKVKDPYKGQHRPPKKTSSGKTPATQRPYTIKGKQYVPLATASGYVEKGTASWYGKKFHGRKTSNGETYNMYAMTAAHKTLPMNTWVRVENLNNGQQIQVRVNDRGPFVTGRIIDLSYSGAHKIGMVGPGTARVRVTALGRATSYSKKDHTPVAFKPVDYWKGNFTVQVGAFKVKTNAEAYRKKLSATYLNAHIVPYEDDRGQFYRVRIGKFSNLKDAVRFSDQLEGFGHTFAVAE
- a CDS encoding DUF945 family protein, yielding MKKGFLVIAVLVLAGIPGMLFFNGILMERTVQKGFQDINQMYSQTGSDLKLAIVEYDRGLFDTRFEWKIDFGSLEPVYGIKDIRFVETASHGFLGITSETSLEKNLWFTDWVNTHLNGKNPLKIQTRYAVSGPIVSTISLDEFSITPPQVPPPSVSRVLT
- the lon gene encoding endopeptidase La, which translates into the protein MDDLRHPSPISTDDIPNTLPILPIVDTNLFPKMVLPLVLIQKEAIDLIDEAMAGNRMLGLLLSKRSDIDSKHTAGELHRIGTVAMILKMSKMEDEKAQLLIQGLNRFRVVEFLKGKQYMQADISVLKSRNADRNKENRALMSNIVDQYEKIVDLSPGLPSEMGHMVKSLQEPNVLADMVASTINAPVMEKQKVIELLDVNLRLKKVTRLVNDQLEILEMGSKIQNQVKEDMDKRQREYYLRQQLKAIKEELGETEDDSVEIREYQALIEEKQLPEEARKEADRELLRLGRMHPSSSEYVVASTYLDWLTSLPWNETSQERLSIKEARQVLDRDHYGLEKPKKRILEYLAVRKLKKDSKGPILCFTGPPGTGKTSLGQSIAKAMGREFVRIALGGVRDEAEIRGHRRTYVGALPGRIIQHLRKAGKKNPVFMLDEIDKVNSSYHGDPSSALLEVLDPEQNHTFIDHYLDVAFDLSDVMFLTTANVLHTIPAPLRDRMEVLELSGYTQEEKLKIATRYLIPRQREANGLKSGQVRITPGAVKKIISGYTRESGLRNLERRIGAICRGVAAKIAEQEVKTLTIGLNELGQFLGPVQNMPDMAKRINTPGVVVGLAWTPVGGEVLFVEAVSMKGGKGLTLTGQLGDVMKESASTALSYIRSNAKKLSLDESFFDTHDIHIHVPEGSIPKDGPSAGVTMLTALASLIADKKVRPRMAMTGEITLRGEVLPVGGIKDKVIAAHRGGIRTLILPQWNKKDMEDVPAYIQSRMEFLFTDKMEDVLDIALQ